The sequence GAAGGTTTTCGTATGAAAAAAATTTCCATTTTTTTACTAATACTTACCCCTCTCCTAATCACCGCACAAACATTAAAAGATGCGAAAGAATTCCAAGCACTCTCTAAAAAAATGTGTGCCAAAACTTCTGAGTGTATGAAAGAAAAGTTAAAAGATCTTCCTGCTGATCAAAGAAAGATGGTCGAATCTCAATTTGTGAATGGGAATGTCTGTGAATCTAGGTACAAAAATTACGTGGTAGAAGGCCAAAAACCGGCAAACAACCAACCCACAAAGAAACTCACTAAACAAGATTTGGAAGACATGAAAAAATGTGCCAAAGACATGGCTGCGTTTTCTTGTGCTGACTTAGAAGATGGAAAGGTCCCGGAATCTTGCGAAAAATTCCAAGAAGAAGATTAAACTTAAACTTCTATCCAATACGGGCTAATATCACCTAGCCCGTGTTTACCGATAAGTCTCAAAATCAATCGATCCATTCCAATAGAAATTCCGGCGCAATCAGGAAATCCATTCTCCAAAGATCCAAGAAAATCCTCATCCATCGGGAATACTTCCTTCCCTAATTTGGAACGTAACTCTTGTTCTTCGGCAAAACGTTTCCTTTGTTCTTTTACATCGCTAAGTTCATAAAAAGCGTTTGCGAGTTCTAGTCCGTCCCAATAAATTTCAAATCGTTTTGCCACCCCATCCACAACTTTCGCAAGTGCTGCACATTCTGGGGGATAGTCATATAAAAAAACAATTCCTTCCCCTAAC is a genomic window of Leptospira bourretii containing:
- a CDS encoding LA_2478/LA_2722/LA_4182 family protein, which encodes MKKISIFLLILTPLLITAQTLKDAKEFQALSKKMCAKTSECMKEKLKDLPADQRKMVESQFVNGNVCESRYKNYVVEGQKPANNQPTKKLTKQDLEDMKKCAKDMAAFSCADLEDGKVPESCEKFQEED